The Micromonospora violae DNA segment TGTGGATGGTGCAGCGCACCACCCAGGGCACCCTCAACCCGGCGCTGACCGAGGTCGACGGCATGCGCCGGGACCTCAACCTGCGCGAGAAGGTCGTGGTCGCCCCGCTGATCGCGCTGATCGTGCTGCTCGGCTTCTTCCCCAAGCCGGTCACCGACGTGATCAACCCCGCCGTCCAGGCGACCATGGACGACATCGGCAGGACCGACCCCGCCCCGTCGGTGGGCACCGTCCAGGAGGCGGCAAAGTGACCGAGTTGAAACTGCCGTCGATCGACTACGCGGCGATCTCCCCGATCCTGATCATGCTGGGCACCGCGCTGCTCGGTGTGCTGGTCGAGGCCCTGGTGCCCCGGCGCTGGCGGCACCTGGTGCAGTTGACGCTGGCGCTGCTCGCGGTGCTCGCGGCACTGACCATGGTGGTTCTCAGCGCCGACGAGCGGATCATCACCGCCGGTCAGGCCCTCGCGATCGACGGGCCGACGCTCTTCCTCCAGGGCGCGATCCTGGTGCTGGCCGCGATGGCGTTGCTGCTGATCGGTGACCGCTCGGTCGAGCGGGGCGGGGCGTTCGTCGCCCAGGCCGCGGTGACCGCCGAGTCGGCCGACGACCGGCGGCAGGCCGAGGGGCGCAACGGTCTCACCGAGGTCTACCCGCTCACCACCTTCGCCATCGGCGGCATGCTGATCTTCGTGGCGGCGAACGACCTGCTGACCATGTTCATCGCGCTGGAGGTCTTCTCCCTGCCGCTCTACCTGCTCTGCGCGCTGGCCCGTCGCCGGCGTCTGCTGAGCCAGGAGGCGGCGATGAAGTACTTCCTGCTCGGCGCGTACGCCTCGGCGTTCTTCCTGTTCGGCGTGGCCCTGATCTACGGCTTCACCGCCGGCATCCCAGGCCGCCCGGCCGGCGTCGACTTCGCCACCATCCACGCGGCGGTGAGTGATTCGCCGGCCAGCCCGGTGCTGCTCTTCGCCGGCATGGCGCTGCTCGCCATCGGTCTGCTCTTCAAGGCCGCGGCGGCCCCGTTCCACGTCTGGACGCCGGACGTCTACCAGGGCGCGCCGACGCCGGTCACCGGCTTCATGGCGGCCTGCACCAAGGTCGCCGCGTTCGGTGCCCTGCTGCGCGTCTTCCAGGTCGCGTTCGCCGACGCCAACTGGGACTTCACCCCGGTCCTCGGTGCGGTGGCGGTGCTGACCATGCTGGTGGGCGCGGTGCTCGCGGTCACCCAGACCGACATCAAGCGGCTGCTCGCGTACTCCTCGATCGCCAACGCCGGCTACCTGCTGGTCGGTGTGTTGGCACCGAGCCGCGACGGGCTCGCCGGCACGATGTTCTACCTGGTCGCGTACGGCTTCTCGGTGCTGGCCGCGTTCGCCGTGGTGACGCTGGTGCGCGACGACGACGGCG contains these protein-coding regions:
- the nuoN gene encoding NADH-quinone oxidoreductase subunit NuoN translates to MTELKLPSIDYAAISPILIMLGTALLGVLVEALVPRRWRHLVQLTLALLAVLAALTMVVLSADERIITAGQALAIDGPTLFLQGAILVLAAMALLLIGDRSVERGGAFVAQAAVTAESADDRRQAEGRNGLTEVYPLTTFAIGGMLIFVAANDLLTMFIALEVFSLPLYLLCALARRRRLLSQEAAMKYFLLGAYASAFFLFGVALIYGFTAGIPGRPAGVDFATIHAAVSDSPASPVLLFAGMALLAIGLLFKAAAAPFHVWTPDVYQGAPTPVTGFMAACTKVAAFGALLRVFQVAFADANWDFTPVLGAVAVLTMLVGAVLAVTQTDIKRLLAYSSIANAGYLLVGVLAPSRDGLAGTMFYLVAYGFSVLAAFAVVTLVRDDDGEATHLSRWAGLGRRSPFFAAIFTFILLAFAGIPLTSGFTSKFAIFGPALEGGQAWLVIAGVLTSMVLAFPYLRVVVMMWLSEPGESTPTVTVPGGLTSAALMIGVLATLVLGVAPAPLLDLAAGAAEFVR